Proteins from a single region of Catenulispora acidiphila DSM 44928:
- a CDS encoding HelD family protein produces the protein MSPQQDGSAHVKEREIAVEQQAVDAAYARLAQMREQAAKRVRESYKVAQGGTYSALVDRDVQVMEAAIWERSLENAYNELVFGRLDLRPETPGEELETYRIGRLGVRTEELEPLVVDWRAPAAAAFYQAAPEDPQGVVRRRVLHCRGDKVLDIEDDLLDPDAAPDGMPVVGDGAFIAALARTRTGHMRDIVATIQREQDVVIRSPADVSVVVTGGPGTGKTAVALHRVAWLMFQHRRRFGSRGVLVVGPNRRFTDYIERVLPSLGEGGAALRSLGDVVNGAEATRHEDAVRAKLKGSPRMVRILRKAANDAPWGAPKDVRLIYQGTFFSLDAPQLVALRERMLRGGSRRPNAVRADVIRALQDAAWNAYQDAKRAAGDASPYDEYPDMLEDDRRTFLSELRSERPFADFVTAWWPQRTPLEVLRSLGDPAYLAEVSRGVLSAGDAAVLAESWRAVGQEGEPGAGLSYSDVALLDELDSLLGEGPRTARALAAANPYVVDGVNLLTGEETDDGSDPESGGFRELSTFGDRAAQRGVYQDEPDPEEFGHIVVDEAQDLSPMQWRMLARRGRHATWTVVADAAQSSWEDLEEARRSMDLALGTSRERRQFELTTNYRNPVEIADYAATLLHRFLPDAPLPRAVRSTGRPPEFVVADEADLAAAAGAAARRLAGEVEGTVGVIVPMTRLGAFTVPDVADLPDRVQVLGSLESKGLEFDAVVLVDPDKIASESPMGPRTHYVTATRATQLLVTVSVSVQDGTTAGG, from the coding sequence GTGTCACCTCAGCAGGACGGTTCGGCGCACGTCAAGGAACGCGAGATCGCGGTCGAGCAGCAGGCGGTGGACGCCGCGTACGCCCGCCTGGCGCAGATGCGCGAGCAGGCCGCGAAGCGCGTGCGCGAGAGCTACAAGGTGGCGCAGGGCGGGACCTACTCGGCGCTGGTCGACCGGGACGTGCAGGTCATGGAGGCCGCCATCTGGGAGCGGTCCCTGGAGAACGCCTACAACGAACTGGTGTTCGGCCGCCTGGACCTGCGGCCCGAGACCCCGGGCGAGGAGCTGGAGACCTACCGCATCGGCCGGCTCGGGGTCCGCACCGAGGAGCTGGAGCCGCTGGTCGTGGACTGGCGCGCGCCGGCCGCCGCCGCGTTCTACCAGGCCGCCCCGGAGGACCCCCAGGGCGTCGTGCGCCGCCGCGTGCTGCACTGCCGCGGGGACAAGGTCCTGGACATCGAGGACGACCTGCTCGACCCGGACGCCGCCCCCGACGGAATGCCGGTGGTCGGCGACGGCGCCTTCATCGCCGCGCTGGCCCGCACCCGCACCGGCCACATGCGCGACATCGTGGCGACCATCCAGCGCGAGCAGGACGTGGTGATCCGCTCGCCCGCCGACGTGAGCGTGGTGGTGACCGGCGGTCCGGGCACCGGCAAGACCGCGGTGGCGCTGCACCGCGTCGCCTGGCTGATGTTCCAGCACCGGCGCCGCTTCGGCAGCCGCGGCGTGCTGGTGGTCGGGCCGAACCGGCGCTTCACCGACTACATCGAACGGGTGCTGCCCTCTCTCGGCGAGGGCGGCGCCGCGCTGCGCTCGCTGGGCGACGTGGTGAACGGCGCCGAGGCCACCCGGCACGAGGACGCCGTCCGCGCGAAGCTCAAGGGCTCCCCGCGCATGGTGCGGATCCTGCGCAAGGCGGCGAACGACGCGCCCTGGGGCGCCCCGAAGGACGTGCGGCTGATCTACCAGGGCACGTTCTTCTCCCTGGACGCCCCGCAGTTGGTCGCCCTGCGCGAGCGGATGCTGCGCGGCGGCAGCCGGCGGCCGAACGCGGTGCGCGCCGACGTCATCCGCGCCCTGCAGGACGCCGCCTGGAACGCCTACCAGGACGCCAAGCGCGCCGCCGGCGACGCCTCGCCCTACGACGAGTACCCGGACATGCTCGAGGACGACAGGCGCACCTTCCTGTCCGAGCTGCGCTCCGAGCGGCCGTTCGCGGACTTCGTGACCGCCTGGTGGCCGCAGCGCACCCCGCTGGAGGTGCTGCGCTCGCTCGGCGACCCGGCGTACCTGGCCGAGGTCTCGCGCGGGGTGCTCAGCGCGGGCGACGCCGCGGTGCTGGCCGAGTCCTGGCGCGCGGTCGGGCAGGAAGGCGAGCCCGGCGCCGGGCTGTCGTACTCGGACGTGGCCCTGCTGGACGAGCTGGACTCGCTGCTCGGCGAGGGCCCGCGCACGGCGCGCGCGCTCGCCGCGGCGAACCCGTACGTCGTGGACGGCGTGAACCTGCTGACCGGCGAGGAGACCGACGACGGCTCCGATCCGGAGTCCGGCGGCTTCCGCGAGCTGTCGACCTTCGGCGACCGCGCGGCGCAGCGCGGCGTCTACCAGGACGAGCCCGACCCCGAGGAGTTCGGCCACATCGTCGTCGACGAGGCCCAGGACCTCTCGCCGATGCAGTGGCGGATGCTGGCCCGGCGCGGCCGGCACGCGACCTGGACCGTGGTCGCCGACGCGGCGCAGAGCTCCTGGGAGGACCTGGAGGAGGCGCGGCGCTCGATGGACCTGGCGCTGGGGACCTCCCGCGAGCGCCGGCAGTTCGAGCTGACCACCAACTACCGGAACCCGGTGGAGATCGCCGACTACGCCGCGACACTCCTGCACCGCTTCCTGCCCGACGCGCCGCTGCCGCGAGCCGTCCGTTCGACCGGACGGCCGCCGGAGTTCGTGGTGGCCGACGAGGCCGATCTGGCCGCTGCGGCCGGGGCGGCGGCCCGGCGGCTGGCCGGGGAGGTCGAGGGCACGGTCGGCGTGATCGTGCCGATGACCAGGCTCGGAGCGTTCACGGTGCCCGACGTGGCCGACCTGCCGGACCGCGTGCAGGTCCTGGGGTCCCTGGAGTCCAAGGGGCTGGAGTTCGACGCGGTGGTGCTGGTCGATCCGGACAAGATCGCCTCGGAGTCGCCGATGGGCCCGCGGACGCACTATGTAACTGCGACCCGAGCCACTCAATTGCTCGTCACAGTCTCGGTATCGGTACAGGACGGAACCACAGCCGGAGGTTAA
- a CDS encoding undecaprenyl-diphosphate phosphatase: MSGLNYLEACTIGLVQGVTELFPISSLGHSIILPAFIGGSWKADLDMTAKDSPYLAFLVLAHVATALALVAFFWRDWVRIIRALFTSVKDRSVETADQRLAWLLVVGTIPVGLIGIVADKELRTHLGKPIPAAIFLLINGFVIFLADSMLKSSSKGRHADDGTTPATHGESTEIAADRRLARLGWKSAAGIGGAQAFALLPGISRSGITMVAGLARGLKTEDAARFAFLLATPVILAAGVYKAPELAKPANHSILGPAVAGSVLAGIAAYISVRFLTKYFENRDLKPFGVYCVIAGIVSLVWFSVHH; the protein is encoded by the coding sequence TTGTCCGGCCTCAACTATCTCGAAGCCTGCACCATCGGGCTGGTCCAAGGCGTCACCGAGCTGTTCCCCATATCCAGCCTCGGCCACTCGATAATCCTGCCGGCCTTCATCGGCGGAAGCTGGAAGGCCGATCTGGACATGACCGCCAAGGACTCGCCGTATCTGGCGTTCCTGGTGTTGGCGCACGTGGCGACCGCGCTGGCGCTGGTGGCGTTCTTCTGGCGGGACTGGGTGCGCATCATCAGGGCCCTGTTCACCTCGGTCAAGGACCGCAGCGTGGAGACCGCCGACCAGCGCCTGGCGTGGCTGCTGGTGGTCGGCACGATCCCGGTCGGGCTGATCGGGATCGTGGCGGACAAGGAGCTGCGCACGCATCTGGGCAAGCCGATACCGGCGGCGATCTTCCTGCTCATCAACGGCTTCGTCATCTTCCTCGCCGACTCCATGCTCAAGAGCTCCTCCAAGGGCCGGCACGCCGACGACGGCACCACGCCGGCCACGCACGGGGAGTCCACCGAGATCGCCGCCGACCGCAGGCTGGCCCGGCTGGGCTGGAAGTCCGCCGCGGGCATAGGCGGCGCGCAGGCCTTCGCGCTGCTGCCGGGCATCAGCCGCTCCGGCATCACCATGGTCGCCGGGCTCGCCCGCGGCCTGAAGACCGAGGACGCGGCGCGCTTCGCCTTCCTGCTGGCCACCCCGGTGATCCTCGCCGCCGGCGTGTACAAGGCTCCCGAGCTGGCCAAGCCGGCGAACCACAGCATCCTCGGACCGGCTGTCGCCGGCTCGGTGCTGGCCGGGATCGCCGCCTACATCTCGGTGCGCTTCCTGACCAAGTACTTCGAGAACCGCGATCTGAAGCCGTTCGGCGTCTACTGCGTGATCGCCGGCATCGTGTCGCTGGTCTGGTTCTCGGTGCACCACTGA
- a CDS encoding MHYT domain-containing protein yields the protein MHVNGFTYGPLTPLLAFFMSFLGSMIGLQSASRARAAEGASRTRWLAMASVALGGTAIWVMQYIAILGFTVPGVEIRFDPVLTVGSLVAAIAVVALGLTVVVRRQADTRSLWLSGLVIGTGIAGVNCLGLVALHMAPGKHYTVWLIAASEAVAVAGSAAALWCALRVRGLASTVGAAVVLGAAVTGAHYLGIAALHLTGPAATDPSSLTTAPVAPAGMAASALLTPLVLGISIVTTVMLLVVAMAPTERELHEERRAVELAAALRERSY from the coding sequence TTGCACGTCAATGGTTTCACCTACGGCCCGCTGACCCCTTTGCTGGCCTTCTTCATGTCGTTCCTCGGCTCGATGATCGGGCTGCAGAGCGCCTCGCGCGCCCGGGCGGCCGAGGGAGCGTCCCGGACGCGATGGCTGGCGATGGCCTCGGTGGCCCTGGGCGGCACAGCCATATGGGTCATGCAGTACATAGCGATCCTCGGCTTCACGGTACCGGGCGTGGAGATCCGCTTCGACCCGGTGCTGACCGTCGGGAGCCTGGTCGCGGCGATCGCGGTGGTGGCCCTCGGCCTTACCGTGGTGGTGCGGCGCCAGGCCGACACCCGATCGCTGTGGCTGAGCGGACTCGTCATCGGCACGGGCATCGCCGGGGTGAACTGCCTGGGCCTGGTGGCCCTGCACATGGCTCCCGGGAAGCATTACACCGTATGGCTGATCGCCGCCTCGGAGGCGGTCGCCGTGGCCGGCTCCGCCGCCGCGCTCTGGTGCGCGCTGCGGGTGCGCGGGCTGGCTTCCACCGTCGGCGCCGCGGTCGTCCTGGGCGCGGCCGTCACCGGTGCGCACTACCTGGGCATCGCGGCGCTCCACCTCACCGGCCCGGCCGCGACCGATCCGTCGAGCCTCACCACCGCACCGGTCGCGCCGGCCGGGATGGCGGCTTCGGCGCTGTTGACGCCGCTGGTGCTCGGAATCAGCATCGTGACCACGGTCATGCTGCTGGTGGTGGCGATGGCGCCGACCGAGCGCGAGCTGCACGAGGAGCGCCGGGCCGTGGAGCTGGCCGCAGCACTGCGGGAGCGCAGCTACTGA
- a CDS encoding LCP family protein → MSDDTSGIADDETSDAAWIPKHSSVAPAGGKDGRTRRRVKRTLMILSGMLVLVIGGTVAYAGYWYYRIDHNIKGAPLHGAVVPPDQMGSGEIVQPTKDPYGDVPINILLIGTDARLPGQDASLGGFTDPSGRSDVEMLVHVSADRSNATVVSLPRDTMIPIPACVDAKGNHYAAQSIGMINSALAAGPGCQVDTVEEFTHVKIDHFMMVDFAGVVALTNAVGGVPVCVTKAVNDPDSHLTLPAGTSTVQGDMALAFLRTREGFADGTDLYRTQAQHQYMAALIRKMKDQATLDNPLQATHLMDIASKSLTVDDDIASVGKLLDLANTLKKVPTQNITFLTMPTVPYAPDHNRVSPDTDLDDQIFSLLAHDQSVTGPSTVAATGAGTTPGTPSPTPTATSSALSPSAVTDPIIVENGTTNDGRSRQLASTLQADGFKNTSGVSYNGDVDTTTVFYSSPAHQAAAQAVATALQLPASAVQAGGDGSAPIVVRVGSDFASGDVYNPGAASSSSAPSALPSAALSSADGENAADPNLCVSAAGS, encoded by the coding sequence ATGAGCGACGACACTTCCGGCATAGCCGACGACGAGACATCCGACGCGGCCTGGATCCCGAAGCACTCATCGGTCGCGCCCGCCGGGGGCAAGGACGGCAGGACCCGGCGGCGCGTCAAGCGCACCCTGATGATCCTGTCCGGGATGCTGGTGCTGGTCATAGGCGGGACCGTGGCCTACGCCGGCTACTGGTACTACCGCATCGACCACAACATCAAGGGCGCGCCGCTGCACGGCGCGGTGGTCCCGCCGGACCAGATGGGCAGCGGCGAGATCGTGCAGCCGACCAAGGATCCGTACGGCGACGTCCCGATCAACATCCTGCTCATCGGCACCGACGCCCGGCTGCCCGGCCAGGACGCGAGCCTGGGCGGCTTCACCGATCCCTCGGGCCGCTCCGACGTGGAGATGCTGGTCCACGTCTCGGCCGACCGCAGCAACGCGACCGTGGTGTCGCTGCCGCGCGACACCATGATCCCGATCCCGGCGTGCGTGGACGCCAAGGGCAACCACTACGCGGCGCAGAGCATCGGCATGATCAACTCCGCGCTCGCCGCCGGTCCCGGCTGCCAGGTGGACACCGTCGAGGAGTTCACCCACGTCAAGATCGACCACTTCATGATGGTCGACTTCGCCGGCGTGGTGGCGCTGACCAACGCCGTCGGCGGCGTCCCGGTCTGTGTGACCAAGGCGGTCAACGACCCGGACTCGCACCTGACCCTCCCGGCCGGCACCTCGACGGTCCAGGGCGACATGGCGCTGGCCTTCCTGCGCACCCGTGAAGGGTTCGCCGACGGCACGGACCTGTACCGCACCCAGGCGCAGCACCAGTACATGGCAGCCCTGATCCGCAAGATGAAGGACCAGGCGACCCTGGACAACCCGCTCCAGGCCACGCACCTGATGGACATCGCCTCCAAGTCGCTGACCGTGGACGACGACATAGCCAGCGTCGGGAAGCTGCTGGACCTGGCGAACACGCTCAAGAAGGTCCCGACCCAGAACATCACCTTCCTGACCATGCCGACCGTCCCCTACGCGCCGGACCACAACCGCGTGTCCCCGGACACCGACCTGGACGACCAGATCTTCTCCCTGCTCGCGCACGACCAATCGGTCACCGGCCCGAGCACGGTGGCCGCCACGGGTGCGGGCACCACGCCCGGCACGCCGTCCCCGACCCCGACGGCGACCTCCAGCGCGCTGAGCCCGAGCGCCGTCACCGACCCGATCATCGTCGAGAACGGCACGACCAACGACGGCCGCTCGCGCCAGCTCGCCTCCACCCTGCAAGCCGACGGCTTCAAGAACACCTCCGGCGTCAGCTACAACGGCGACGTCGACACCACGACGGTCTTCTACAGCAGTCCCGCGCACCAGGCCGCCGCGCAGGCGGTAGCCACCGCGCTCCAGCTGCCCGCGTCCGCCGTGCAGGCCGGCGGGGACGGCAGCGCGCCGATCGTGGTGCGGGTGGGTTCGGACTTCGCCAGCGGCGACGTGTACAACCCGGGCGCGGCTTCCTCCTCGAGCGCGCCGAGCGCGCTGCCGTCGGCGGCGCTGTCCAGTGCCGACGGGGAGAACGCCGCCGACCCGAACCTGTGCGTCTCGGCGGCTGGGTCGTGA
- a CDS encoding glycosyltransferase — MAGTVSNIGITLAILSTYPPRRCGIATYSRDLAVALNDAAPDVRVEICALDRDGLAYPATVRTVIRQDERPDYRKAAQRVAASGVGAVVIQHEFGIFGGPDGAWITDFAAELHRLGVPYLVTLHTVLSEPSPSQAGALYRLCRDAAAVTVFTGTARRLAVDTGIAPPDRIVHVPHGAPPPGSGGDVRPEVARALDRLAGRRLLSTFGLLSPNKGLETAIAALGLIAARHPDVTYLIAGSTHPEVARQEGENYRDKLVAAVKSAKLEDRVVFLDTFLSDAEISAVLARTEIFCTPYRSREQISSGALTFAVAAGCPVVSTSYFYAEDMLAGGAGITVPPEDPEAYAAALHILLSDRDRLERAREAARTQGAGLHWTAVARRFAGIARATAARRTRPVPDAVATDAAGMARVDVPKLKLTHLNRITDSGGIVQFSDRAKPDLGSGYCVDDVARLAIVAAGLCDVPVRELKGADPQDWLDTSLGFLEAGYDAAALGSRNMRDATGVWLDEPHGGDHVGRLLWSLGDVAAGAAVPDKCRERAAALLDAARPSLRVLTTVRSTAYALLGLVRVPEPTPELALGVARLQAAFRATATDDWPWFETELTYDNARLPQALLAGGERAGDAGMVQDALRALDWYLEQVGLGESDPGEEPEGYLALVGNLWRRKGALPPRYEGDEQPIDAAAVVEACVEAWRVTGREFYADRARRAFGWFLGANRLGLPLYDASSGGGRDGLRETDANANQGAESTLAYYQALLALRSADLV, encoded by the coding sequence ATGGCAGGGACTGTCTCGAACATCGGCATAACACTCGCGATCCTTTCCACGTATCCGCCGCGACGGTGCGGCATCGCCACCTACTCGCGCGACCTGGCCGTCGCGCTCAACGATGCTGCTCCGGACGTGCGCGTGGAGATCTGCGCGTTGGACCGGGACGGACTGGCCTACCCCGCAACGGTGCGGACGGTGATCCGCCAGGACGAACGCCCCGACTACCGCAAGGCGGCCCAGCGGGTCGCCGCCTCCGGGGTCGGCGCCGTCGTCATCCAGCACGAGTTCGGGATCTTCGGCGGCCCGGACGGCGCCTGGATCACCGACTTCGCCGCCGAGTTGCACCGGCTCGGCGTGCCCTATCTGGTCACACTGCACACGGTGCTGTCCGAGCCGAGCCCTTCGCAGGCCGGCGCCCTGTACCGGCTGTGCCGCGACGCCGCGGCCGTGACCGTGTTCACCGGAACCGCGCGCCGGCTGGCGGTCGACACCGGGATCGCCCCGCCGGACCGCATCGTCCACGTCCCGCACGGGGCGCCGCCGCCGGGAAGCGGCGGGGACGTGCGCCCGGAAGTGGCCCGCGCGCTGGACCGGCTGGCCGGGCGGCGGCTGCTGTCCACCTTCGGGCTGCTGTCGCCGAACAAGGGTCTGGAGACCGCGATCGCGGCTCTGGGGCTGATCGCCGCGCGGCACCCGGATGTGACCTATCTCATCGCCGGCTCCACGCACCCGGAGGTCGCGCGCCAGGAAGGCGAGAACTACCGCGACAAACTGGTCGCCGCGGTGAAGTCCGCGAAGCTGGAGGACCGCGTGGTCTTCCTCGACACCTTTCTCTCCGACGCCGAGATCTCCGCGGTCCTGGCCCGCACCGAGATCTTCTGCACCCCCTACCGCTCCCGGGAGCAGATCTCCTCCGGAGCCCTCACCTTCGCCGTCGCCGCCGGCTGCCCGGTGGTCTCGACGTCGTACTTCTACGCCGAGGACATGCTCGCCGGCGGCGCCGGCATCACCGTGCCGCCGGAGGACCCGGAGGCGTACGCCGCGGCGCTGCACATCCTGCTGTCTGACCGGGACCGCCTGGAGCGCGCCAGGGAAGCCGCCAGGACCCAGGGCGCGGGATTGCACTGGACCGCGGTGGCCCGCCGCTTCGCCGGGATCGCGCGGGCCACCGCGGCCCGCCGGACGCGCCCGGTGCCCGACGCCGTGGCGACCGACGCCGCCGGCATGGCGCGGGTGGACGTGCCGAAGCTGAAGCTCACGCACCTGAACCGGATCACCGACTCCGGCGGGATCGTGCAGTTCAGCGACCGCGCCAAACCCGACCTCGGGTCCGGCTACTGCGTGGACGACGTCGCCCGCCTGGCGATCGTGGCGGCGGGCCTGTGCGACGTCCCGGTCCGCGAACTGAAGGGTGCCGACCCGCAAGATTGGCTGGACACCTCCCTGGGCTTCCTGGAAGCCGGCTACGACGCGGCCGCCCTCGGGTCCCGCAACATGCGCGACGCGACCGGCGTCTGGCTGGACGAGCCGCATGGCGGGGACCACGTCGGGCGGCTGCTGTGGTCGCTGGGCGACGTCGCCGCGGGTGCCGCAGTACCGGACAAGTGCCGCGAGCGCGCCGCGGCGCTGTTGGACGCGGCCCGGCCGTCGCTGCGGGTGCTGACGACCGTCCGCTCCACCGCCTACGCCCTCCTGGGACTGGTGCGCGTTCCGGAGCCCACTCCCGAGTTGGCGCTCGGCGTCGCGCGGCTGCAGGCGGCGTTCCGCGCCACCGCCACCGACGACTGGCCCTGGTTCGAGACCGAGCTCACCTACGACAACGCCCGCCTGCCGCAGGCGCTGCTGGCCGGCGGCGAGCGGGCCGGGGACGCCGGGATGGTCCAGGACGCTCTGCGGGCCCTGGACTGGTATCTCGAGCAGGTCGGGCTCGGGGAGAGCGATCCGGGGGAGGAGCCCGAGGGATACCTGGCTCTGGTCGGAAATCTGTGGCGGCGCAAGGGTGCGCTGCCACCTCGTTATGAGGGCGACGAGCAGCCGATCGACGCCGCCGCGGTCGTCGAGGCGTGCGTGGAGGCCTGGCGCGTGACCGGCCGGGAGTTCTACGCCGACCGGGCCCGGCGGGCCTTCGGCTGGTTCCTCGGGGCGAACCGGCTCGGTCTGCCGCTGTACGACGCGAGCAGCGGCGGCGGCCGGGACGGGCTGCGCGAGACCGACGCGAACGCGAATCAGGGCGCTGAATCAACGCTCGCCTACTACCAGGCGCTGCTGGCTCTGCGGTCCGCTGACCTGGTGTAG
- a CDS encoding MarR family winged helix-turn-helix transcriptional regulator: MSTTAAEIAEAWRRERPGTPVDAIEVFTPIVRLAKLLTDDRTRVLRAAGIDTATLDLLSVLRRSGPPYTLTTRELTERTLVTAGAISQRVARAEQEGLVTRAPDRSGHKAVAVSLTAAGHAVIERSVDAVLGRDSELVAGLTVEEREVVIPLLDKLEGFVRARTA; the protein is encoded by the coding sequence GTGAGCACCACCGCCGCCGAGATCGCCGAGGCGTGGCGCCGCGAGCGCCCGGGCACCCCGGTCGACGCGATCGAGGTCTTCACCCCGATCGTGCGGCTGGCCAAGCTGCTCACCGACGACCGGACCCGCGTCCTGCGCGCCGCCGGGATCGACACGGCGACCTTGGACCTGCTGTCCGTGCTGCGCCGCTCCGGTCCGCCTTACACCCTCACCACGCGCGAACTCACCGAGCGGACGCTGGTGACCGCCGGGGCGATCTCGCAGCGGGTCGCGCGCGCCGAGCAGGAAGGGCTGGTCACCAGGGCGCCCGATCGCTCAGGACACAAAGCGGTGGCCGTCTCGCTGACGGCAGCCGGACACGCGGTGATCGAGCGTTCCGTGGACGCGGTGCTCGGGCGCGACTCGGAGTTGGTCGCGGGTCTCACCGTCGAGGAGCGGGAGGTGGTGATCCCGCTCCTCGACAAGCTCGAGGGCTTCGTCAGGGCGCGCACCGCCTGA
- a CDS encoding SDR family NAD(P)-dependent oxidoreductase — MTRTVLVTGGSSGIGRAVAARFVADGADVVVTGRRAQLVETTAQEIGAAGVVCDATDPQAVEALAARFDTLDVLVNAAGGLGSAQPRPGAGALETVLAEWQADLDGNLLSAVLTTTALKPVLAPGGTAIAIGTIGSERRGGSYGAAKAALTAWYAMLSADLGPRGVTANVVSPGYIADTGFFRGAMTDAREQTLIAETHTKRAGAPHDIAETVFFLASPGARQITGQTIHVNGGAFTTR, encoded by the coding sequence ATGACCCGCACCGTCCTCGTCACCGGCGGCAGCAGCGGCATCGGCCGCGCCGTCGCCGCCCGCTTCGTCGCCGACGGCGCCGACGTCGTCGTCACCGGCCGCCGCGCGCAGCTCGTCGAGACCACCGCTCAGGAGATCGGCGCCGCCGGCGTGGTCTGCGACGCCACCGACCCGCAGGCCGTCGAAGCCCTCGCAGCCCGCTTCGACACCCTCGACGTCCTGGTCAACGCCGCCGGCGGTCTCGGCAGCGCGCAACCGCGACCCGGTGCCGGCGCACTGGAGACCGTGCTCGCCGAATGGCAGGCCGACCTGGACGGGAACCTGCTCAGCGCGGTCCTCACCACCACCGCCCTCAAGCCGGTCCTCGCACCCGGCGGCACCGCCATCGCCATCGGCACGATCGGCTCCGAACGCCGAGGCGGCTCCTACGGCGCCGCCAAAGCCGCCCTCACCGCCTGGTACGCGATGCTCTCCGCCGACCTCGGCCCGCGCGGCGTCACCGCCAACGTGGTCTCGCCCGGCTACATCGCCGACACCGGGTTCTTCCGAGGCGCCATGACCGACGCCCGCGAGCAGACCCTCATCGCCGAGACCCACACCAAGCGCGCCGGCGCGCCCCACGACATCGCCGAGACGGTCTTCTTCCTCGCCTCCCCCGGCGCCCGGCAGATCACCGGCCAGACGATCCACGTCAACGGCGGCGCCTTCACCACGCGCTGA